In Mytilus edulis chromosome 3, xbMytEdul2.2, whole genome shotgun sequence, the genomic window tataaattcttaGATCTTCATGTAACTATACATATAGGTCATTTATTTGGgtattcaattataaaaaaatactggTAAATATCTCAAATTTCTATTGAATTTTATCTACAGGTTCAATGTTCAGTCTATTAATTATTGAGATTCTTCTTAAATTTCTGATATAATGTcatgaaaaaaacttttattgaaAACTATTGTCCTTCTTGCAGTAAAAACCTTCAACATACCCACTGAAAACAGATTATGTGTGTGAATGAATCAagcaaaagtgtttttttttaaaagtcacctCAGTAACTTGTCCTTTATAAGATTTAATATTTGACAAGCAGCCACCTTGTCATGGCAACTCcccaaaaaatatatgtatatattacaaCACAAATGACTTTCATTTAATCACCAATTTCAAAATTAAGTTTTCTGCTTAATTAAGTTTGATCAGAACTTCTTATGATAGACTATGAGATTTTCTGTAAAGTTTTGTTAGTATTACTACATCTCAATTCTTATGATTAGAGTGAAATTTGGGGAAAGGTTTTGTTTCTAGACAATATCTTTTGAGCCATAAATCTTATCTTAACCAAACTTGCTTATATTGATAAGCAGATGGACAAATTGTTTTTGCAACATAAATGCACCTTGCTATCAACtatccatatacatgtacaagtttaATGCTATATTGTTTATCCTGATTTGCATGAGATTTGAGGTAAAAGTACATCtaaatttctgtaaatttttCCTCCCTTTGAATTAAGAAATTTTGCTAATGCCTGTTATTTTTATGTTACTCATTCTTTGTTTGACATAGAATAACACTCTAATTTTGCATAGTTTTTTCCAAATGTATGTTCTTCTGTGAACATATGATCAAATTCTTCAGTCTGTCTTGTCATTCTAAAAATGTTTTGATGCACTAAAATTTTAAtacttaatacatgtatgttttcaaaatatcttactcaaactgtgcaattgaaatcAATTGCTCTCGGACATTAAAATCTGCTAATCTTCATTTCTAGTTAATATCTAAACGTGTTAGCTTGCATTATACTTATAGATGTCTACTCACCTTTTAAttgttcttttaataaaaaaaatttgatatgcaCTGAAGTTTAATGTGTTCTCCAAGCAGCAAGCTAAATAAATATAAGAGTTTTGCTTTGAAAATAAGGGTTTGATTGtttactgtaaattctgaaatttttgcaTGCATTTAATACTGCAGTTGTTTAACAATTGATACAAATGTGAGATTAATTAACAATTATTTTGCTTTAagtaaaagttatcaaaattttaaaatgtgattatttatttttgcaaatcgTATTCCAGCACAATAATAGTAAAAACCTTGCAAAAAAATGTCTGTATTTACAGTATTAACTTTAGATAAAATCTTAAGTGGTATTAAGCTGAGTTACATTTTAAGTGATCGTAATATTAAATGGGCTCTTTGCCAGATTACaatctataaataaaaaagacatatattaaaaacaatataaattctCTACCCATATTAACATGAAATTGACCTGAAGAAGTTCTTCTTGAAAAAATTGATTTGGTTAAatcaaataaatctttttaaagatgaaaagcaaacaattttatttaatgaTAATCTGGGTAATGTTGGTGAATCTTTAAGTGACGATTTTAAACAGGAAAAGATGGATGTATACAGTCCTTATGATACAATGAACTAGACAGGAAGTTCAGTCGAAATTGTTTTCCTATAAATAAGATGTAGATTACATACCAAACGACAAACATGGAGGAATTTAGTTTCTTGGATATGGAGTTCGATACATATTCATGTATTACTTTCAAAAGAAATTCAGGTTATATAATCATTTGaattttcttaatttattaaattttgattttaaattttaagagAAATTGTTTCtaagtttttaagatttttaatgataaaattagGGAGGACAATAATAGTTAAAATGGAGGCAGAGGAAGTTATTTCTTGTTGGCAGAAGCTGAcctaattaaaatattttgttgatgtgATACGTCTATTATTGCATAAATGGTATTCAATGTTAAGAGAAAATGTTCTTGATGATAACTAAAGTTTACTTGATGTTTTTgcatattaaaattataatacaaaGTTATAAAGACAAAAAGTTAAAACTTTCAGTTCTGATATTTGCTGTGTTAATTAATGATGGACTTGTTCATCAGCTACTTCAACACTATTTACTAACTTTCactaaaaaatcttatttttaataaaaacacattcaaaattaaatagaATTTACCAATGATGTTCTGAAGTTGAATAATCTTATTTGACAGGACCAAAAAGATCAGCATTACAAGCCATGCTTGCTAATCTCGGCACTGAAGACGATGTGCATGCTGGGGCAGCATCGTCAGGACAATCTCCTCCTTCATCTTCGGGAAATAGCATGCCCGATATAGATGAAATGGGTATGCACATTAGTCATACTGATACAATATAATTCTAATTTTGTCAGTTGAGTGAGCAGTGTATTTAGACAAAATTagaattacaaatgtatatgattGAACTGCCGGGACTTTCCTAAGTTTTAACTTGCATTTGGGTGTAATTATAATTCAGGAAAGCTAGCTTTTGCAAAAATCTGGTGAAggcattttaatattttacttataatcATAGTAAAACATTTAAAGCCATAAATTGAAGTGTTATGCATAAATTCAGAGTGGTGATATAAATTTCagaattgtttgttttttgtagtTTTTAGCTTTGCACGattcacatcttttttatttcacaaatctGCTTTATTCCACCTAGGAAAGTCCCTGATTTATTTATAGATAGAGTATGTTGTTTTAACATTTATTGTTTATCAATCCACATTAATATATTGTAAATGTTCAATGTTGTATGCAGCAAACCCTTGCAGTTAACCTTTGGTGTTATTATCAGTGTAGAAAAAGTCTTAACCATAACATGTATAGTAAAATGAACTTATGAAGTAGGTGTCATCAATGCATGTCACAAAATAGTAATTTCTTTCTTTCCACATTTTTACTCTAGAATATTACTTGTCAGGTGAAGACTGAAAAACCTCTGATAGTCTAATCTAGTCTAAACTGCAAATGGTAGAAAATCTTACCTTAAGATGCCTGGTATTTCCAAGACTAGAATTCTTGCTGATGTtaaaattcccccccccccccccttatctgTCAATGTTCATatagatttttaataaaaaaaaaaatagatggaAAAAGACACAGGAACTTATTCTATCCCAGCAAGTTAGGTAGGAAAGATATATTGAATCGGTCAATAGCAACTGAGATAACCAACAGCAGACCAGAAATAGTTCTCCTTGTTTCATTTCCattgaaaatttacttttatagattttttaatttatataaaaaaaagttcttttttgGTATCAAATAGGGAATTGTTTTATTACTCTCATGTATATCATAACTTTGTTGCAGCTgcttaaaagaaaaatacaagttGACAAAATGTCTCaaggttgtcagtttatttataaGATTTCAAAGTCTGTGATTGTGATGCATcttattaattttaattgaagATTGACTTCcttttatgtttatttaattaCAAATTGACCCATTTATGAATATAATGTTATGTTGAGAAATTTGTCAGATAGCCACACCTCCAGATGAAATGTTGAGATTTCCTGTTGTAGGTGGTAAGAGTCATTGAAATATGAAGACAAGTATGATTTATGTAGTTGTTGTTCTCATAATTACAATTAAAGAATGTAGATTTAAtcatattatgttttatttgtaggCGTTCAGGGTGGTGGATCCATGCCATTTTCATCGTCCAATAATCAGCGACAGATAATGAATGCTGAGGAAGATGCTCTGGAAGCATTAGAACTTGGGGAATTAGCTGGAATAACTCCTCAGGACGAATTTGACCCTGTTAATAATAATTATGATGTAAGATTTGTATATAGCATATGTTTAACTCTGAAATGACATATCTATACAACTAATTGGCAGAAGACAACTTAATCTAGTTTGAAATGAATCTTGATAGATTCAATTTTGATCAGAAGAGAAAGAATAGtctaatttgaaaaatatttcaagacTTTTTATAATGACTTCTCCACAATAGTACAACAAATGTAGGTAGCATTAAGTTTTCCAGTCCAGTGTATCCATCCCTTAATTTGTCTATCCATATCGCCTTATATATTGGTTAAAGGTTGTTTACTATGAATTTGTGGTCACAACAAATTGAACCTTAgtatttattttccttttgatgtgaatttttgaaaaaatatttgctaATTTAAGGGTTTTGACCAAGATTTTGAGGTTAATTGAGCAAGGAAATATAATAGAATGAGAGGTGATGGTGTCGTATAAACCTATATTCTTGTTGTGctttaattgaaaataacaaaGAACTGATGCCAAAGACAAGTTGAACTATGGAAAACAGATATATTTATTGTTAGTTTAGCCTTTAATTTGGGAAGATTCATTAAAAAAGATGGTAGCTATTATACCAACAATCTTCAAAACAATTGtgtattgaaaaataaagaaatgatgtAGAGAGAGGAAAGGAGCCATAATGTTCACAATTGTGTTATTTAAGTTTTCCTATACTTACAAAGACAATGTACATGGTGATGTTTAAACATAAACACTTACACCAAATGAGAAGTTTATATACTTGAATCTGAAGTTTATATACTtgaatctgaaatgaaaaaaaaattgaaacattctgTTTATGATTATTTTGTGTTGTAGAATTTGTCACCAAAAGAACCTTTCAGGAAAACTTGGAATGCCAAGTACACGTTACGAAGGTAAGCTAAACTTAAAAATATTTGCAATTCCGATAACATAGAGGTAACTATTAAAATATGCAGTAACAATATATCGAAATAAAACAATGGGCTAACAAATTTGTTGAAGTGTAAGCTCTTAGAAAAAGGGATAccttaatatttttctttaagtcaaaaacaattCTGATTTAGATCTTTGATAGTCAGTcaaaaaaatgtgaattaaaaGATTATGTGTGTTTGTCCTTAACTTACCTACCAACaaaatagctgcctactcaaGCATTTTCTTTGTCCTGATgtggataattttttttaatcataggCATGAAGACTTAAAATAACTCATCTGACATTTCAATTTCTCTTTGCTAAAAAAAAGGAGATGCCTAGCTATCTATCCACTGTCTCTACCTTTGGGTaaggtttgggcaaaccaaaatgtttttaagtgtggcctcacatgatattttgactttattttcaGCCATTTTGATGGTGTTCGAGCCCTGGCCTTCCATCCTGTTGAACCTGTTTTATTAACAGCTTCTGAAGACCATACGTTAAAATTATGGAATTTACAGAAAACAGTCCCTGCAAAAAAGTAAGTTTTAATCTAGTTGTTTATTTACAGACATCAACACAATCTTCTTCTAgtctatttatttattaaatttcttAACAGATACTAGGTAAGCTATCAATGAATAAATCAAAAGACATGTATCTGTAAAtgtatgcaagacaatgataaTACCATTTAGAAAAACATGTATAAGGCAATGTTggacaaaaatttgaaaaaaaacaaaatattttctatatttgtAAAAACAGTTGTAATAATTATCTAATTTGCATTCTTTTTTTCATTAAGTTGAAAAGCCTTAGAAACAGTTGGTATCCCTGTGGCTAAATTtgcatttttaaccggatttttgtgacaaaaatgtcggttattaatttggggatgtacggcgggcggccgggcggtcgggcggtcgggcggctgggcgggcgggcgggcgggcggcaatcaaatgttgtccatgcattaactcatgaaccgttcaaccaaagcttttaaaattttaatatgttattactgacacctatacgaaggtcaagttcaataatggcgattttgacttttaccgttcaggagttatggttcttgaaaggcggcaatcaaatgttgtccgtgcattaactcatgaaccgttcaaccaaagcttttaaaattttaatatgttattactgacaactatatggaggtcaagttaaataatggcgattttgacttttaccgttcaggagttatggttcttgaaagattgaaaaatggagttttgagtcgtgtccgtgcattgactcatgaactgttcttccaaagcttcccaaattttaatatgttgttactgatgacagaatggaggtcaagttcaataatgacgattttgacttttaccgttcaggagttatggttcttgaaagattgaaaaatggagtttccagtcgtgtccgtgcatttatgcatgaactgttctaccaaagcttccgaaattttaatatgctgttactgatgacaaaatggaggtcaagttcaataatgacgattttgacttttactgttcaggagttatggttcttgaaagattgaaaaatggtgtttcccgtcgtgtccgtgcattttctcatgaaccattcaaccaaatcttttgaaattttaatatgttgttactgatgacaaaatagaggtcaagttccataatgacgattttgacttttactgttcaggagttatggttcttgaaagattgtaaaatggcgtttccattcacgttgttgcatttactcatgaaccattcaatctaagcttttcaaatattattatttcaaaatgttgatactgatgacaaaatggaggtcaaatttgatattaatgattttcactttcaccattcatcagtaatggttcttgtgatattgccaggacacaaataaatgtaaataaattcggtttgctgtcgttgtgacagcctcttgttcataAAAGATCTAGACTTATTAGTTTTTGCTGCTTTAAAATCCAAGTTTAAGAAAGACACCCTATTTTCCTTTTGAAAAAGAAGCAGCTGAGAGTAACCAAtgaataagaaatttaaaaaaaaccagactaTAGTTAGTGACATGACATTGTATAAagtgtattattgtttgttttttagaACTGCATCATTAGATGTTGAACCTGTATACACATTTAGAGCACATATAGGGCCAGTATTATGTTTAGCCATTAATGCTACAGGGGAACAGTGTTACAGTGGTGGAATAGATTCTACAATAAAATGTTGGAATATACCTAATTCAAACATAGATCCATACGATTCATTTGGTAAGTCGCATCATATTACAGTAATGAAGTTAAGTGgtttaaaatttcttttcaatTATTGAAGTGAATAGTGTAAAGTGATAGATGAGCCTATATGTCTCACTTATGTTTTGTAACTGCTCCTGAACCTCTTGACAGGATTAGTTTATTTTCTCAGAAGATGTACGTTTTCACCTCTTATTTTATATCTTTCTCCCAATAATTATCCGGGTTTGAACGAACTTTGTCATATCCTTTTATACAGTACACATTTACTTTTAGGGCAAATTTTGAATCTGTGCTTTTTCAATAAAGCTTTGCTTAAAACTTCTTGTCTTTTACAGGTTATTATTAGCCATGAAAATACCCTAAACTCAGTAATAAAAGTAatagtaaaatgtcaaaataccCTAAACTcagtaataaaaataatactaaaatgtCAAAATACCCTAAACTCAGTAATAAAGATAATACTAAAATGTCAAAATACCCTAAACTcagtaataaaaataatagtaaaatgtcaaaataccCTAAACTcagtaataaaaataatagtaaaatgtcaaaataccCTAAACTcagtaataaaaataatagtaaaatgtcaaaataacgaAAAATTGCAATTCAGCAATGGGACTGAATAATGTCTTTCTTATTTCTTCCAGATCCAAGTGTTCTACAAGAAACTTTAGTTGGCCATACAGATGCAGTATGGGGTTTATCAATACACTCATCTAAAACACAACTTCTGTCAAATTCTTCTGATGGAACAGTGAAGTTATGGAGTCCAGGAGCCAAATCTCCATTACTGAATTCATTTACAGCAGATACTGGTAATTGTCACTATACCTTATccattttataataattgttcAGATGATTTGCATTGTCCTGTCTATTTACAAtatctttatttgttttggtATACATTTATGGCATGTATGGAACACATTGACGTTTAGCTTGATAGCTGCAAAATAGCTAGTCTATGAAATTATTATATTTGTTCTCTACCTTTTGAAGTATCAACAGAAGTTGTAAATATCCAACAAAATTATGGGTAAGGTAACACAATAGGACTGTAAAACCTATTTGACCTTGTGTTGCTCTATTAAAAATAGCTGATACAAAGTGCAACAAATAAGCAAAAGCAAATTATAATTTTATGCACACAAAGTACACACTCAATTAGATCAGATGTCACACATGCATTCTAAATGTCATGTGCTTAAGAAATTtaacaataatcaaaataaatgattttaaagtatTTATTCTTCATTATTATTTTCTTAACAGATGATGGTGTACCAACATCAGTAGATTTTGTGCGTTGTGATCCTAGCCAAATGGTAGCTTCTTACACATCTTCAAATACTTACATTTATGATTTAGAAACTGCAAAACAAATACTCTGTTTAGAAACTAAAATCAATATAGGTAAGTATTGTTTTACCATTTAATTAAAAGATTCCCATCTACAAAATAATTAAGAACAAAGATAAGATTTAGCAGATATGATACAGGAATTGAATTCTGTAGTCAATATTGGGTGTTTTCTTTAAATACTGACCAACAGCCTAaatgttcacttttttttttaacttcaggCTGTTGTGAATTCCATTAATAACAAGTAGGGTGACATGTAAAGCATCATCTTAGGACTCCccattattttgatatttgtagCATGCATATAGTTTTTTTCAGGATTATGTTGCTTTTCTTATGGAACATGaagttgtgaaatataacattatatatttattttttcagatacTAATAATAGTAATCAAATCAATAGAATAATAACACATCCAACACGTCCAGTCACTATTACAGCACATGAAGACAGGCACATTAGATTTTTTGACAATAACACAGGTaatgttcattaaaaaatataaaaagtttcaATTATTTGAGAAGAAGTCTTGTgtatgttatttgttttaatgtaGCTTGACTGTTAAATACTAttactgatatatatatttatatactgcTGCTCAAAAGGAGGGGGAATGGTACTGTTTTTAACGCTGTCAGTTTTTTCTTACCTTACATAGTTCTACGAAATTTTTCTCAGTTACTACAAATTAGAGTTTCCTGAAATTTGTAATcattcttcatttgaaaatgataTGCTGTGTAATACAGTTTCAGAATCATTTATCCTCAACTGCCTGTTTACCTAATATGTATATATTCTGACAAATAAGTGATATGAATGAAATTTTTGTGGCATTTTTCCAGAGTACTACAAATAAGTTTTTCCTGTTCACTGAATTTTTTCAAGTGGGGTATCATTAATGCGCTCACAGATTTACTCGTTACTAGTTTGTTAGTTTTATGTAAAAAGGTCTTAATGATTTTTAGAAGCTTCAAGTCATTTGCTAAGTAGCATTgactttttcaactgtttttatgCCCCCATTTAGGGCCATTATGTTTTTCAATCGGTGCGTCAGGTtttctgtctgtcctgcttcaggtttttggtttaagtttttggtcaaagtagtttttgatgaagtcaaatcaacttgaaactaagtacacaagTTCTCTATGCTATgatcttctaatttttatgccaattTAGAGTTTTGATCTCAAATTCAGGGTCCaccgaacatagaaaatgatgagTGGGGCtcatggacatattcttgtttgttGAGTAATAATTTTCCTCAATGGAAAAGAAATAAGCTATACAGATGTTTTTTATCCAGTTTCTCATGTAATAATAAGTTTCTAAAATTTAATAACATATAATTCCCCCTTcagaaaaagatttaaaaatactGTTTATTGTTACAGGTAAATTAATCCATTCAATGGTGGCACATTTAGATGCTGTGACGAGTTTAGCAATTGATCCAAATGGACTTTATTTATTGTCTGGAAGTAAGTATTTGTTTACATCTGtaattatttatctatttatagtTGTGCATTTTTAGAGTGTTACAAATGCTGCTTTTGTCTCTCCTTATTAGTTTGTATTCCAAGTTTGTGTTAACCAATCCAGTAAAATTAATGGTTAAAGACTCCTTTCGATTTTTATGATTCTAAGACTCACCTATTTCTACATGCATGAAATAATCTTTGactgaaaacaaatttcaaaatttacctTTATTCAAAATAGCAACATATTTGTCTTTCAtgagaagttaaaaaaaagatattgtatTAGTTACAAAGTTAGGCATTAGTATTTGTGTAAGGCTaaaatgaaaatgagttcaaTATTGTGTTTCTGCTTTTTTACAGGTCATGATTGCTCTATTAGGTTATGGAATTTGGACAGTAACACTTGTGTACAAGAAATAACTGCACATAGGAAAAAATTTGACGAATCAATATTTGATGTAGCTTTTCACCCGTCAAAGCCTTACATAGCTAGTGCTGGAGCTGATGCATTAGCTAAAGTGTTTGTATGACCCGGAAAATAAAGCTTAGGATATAGCTAATTACCATTCAATGCAAAAAGTAAAGGCCCTGGCCTAAACTGTCTGTGCCCAGGGAACATAATCATGCTGTGTTCATTTGTAAGCTTGGAACACGAGGAAACATGTATGTCCGGAGAGAGAGTAAATATTCAtgagaatttgtaaaaaaaaaagattttgtattTAAGAAGTTTTTGTGTAGTGTACAAAAGACAAttaacaaattagatttttaaaacaatttgcagaaactgtatttatttatgtttaatacAGTAAATCTATGAGTGATACCCAGTTAGTGCTATTCAAGTTTTTCTTTCATTCGTTATATTTCAGTTTATATTGTAGGCAATATAAATGATGCTAGCAGACACAAATTTTTGGAGGGGGTTCATATTTATTTATCCGTCCatacaaaagtttaaatcaacaaaaacaaatgagaGGGGTTAGATAGGTATTTGGTCCAAATATGTAAAGCAATAATTAGCGGGaacttttgaaatttgaaataataatttgaccTTTTGATATATTCCAGTGAAGACTTTTATTAACAAGTATACTGGTATTTACAATTGAAAATAAGATAGTTATTTGCAGTTTACAAAATATCTTAAAAGTGAATTTAGTGTTCGTTGTTATGTTATTTACTGAAATCAGTAAATTATGTTTTAATGACCTATTAACAATGAATACCAAAAGGAATTAATTGTATCCATATTATGGACCAAAGAAACCCCTTAAATGTTCAACTCATCCTTTttacatataaacaaaataatgttttgtttttatttctttttgcttTCTATCCTTCTATGAAGgtaaaaaaaagaagaggaaAAGTAAAGATAAGTAATTATGTTCCCAGTCCCATGGCCTATATATGTGATAAAACAATGTCACCAATTCATACTAACATGTTATGTGTATAGTTCACAAATGTgacagttatttatttatttcaattattaaaaaagtGTATTGCAACTCATCACTTATTTTCATTTCAGTTTaacaattatgttttaataagcATATCAGAgattaaattatgatttattgtttattttatgcaTTTAATATTTCAATTCATTTGTATGTAGACTCGCTATAGATACTCATTTCACATCAACAATATTCTTTCTCACCTTTATATATACCACTTATATATATTGCAAGTATATATTAGATTTTCAGTTGGATTTATGCTTGTGAACCATCTAACTTGAAATTATATTATCTACCTCTTATAAGTGAATTGTAATCAGCAAATTTATTCAATGTAACTCAGTTTTAAAGAGAGCTCACTTGTTTTAAAGGCATAGTATTCTATTTTGTCATCTATCAGTATGCTAGATATACCTCTCCAACAAATGTACTTTATTCATTGTTTCTCTATGAAGATTGAAAATCTGTGGAGATGCCCAGTCATGCAGTCAAATTTATCATACAAGggatatgtttcattttttttgtcctATACATACAGGCATAGATAACGGAAAAGTAAATCTCACATTTATATTGACAACTCAGATATTCTAGGAGAAAAATTGTCCAAAGAATGAAAACCAACACTTCATAAAAAAAGAAGGTAACAAACTGACATGATGTCAATTTTCCAACATAAGAAAGGTATtactatataaaacaaatttgctTGATGAACCATTGTGCAATAAAACACCTGCTAAATCACAAATATATTGGAATCAAAATATAGgtaaaaatatcataattataAACCAAGGGTATATAACTTGTGATATTAAAATTGCAGTTAATCTTTTCTTTCTTCCTCTCCATAGATCTTACATTAAATGTTTATCTACCATCTGTCATATATAACCAATTTTTAATATCTATGTACTGTATGATTACTCTTGTGATACATTATTTTTAACCTCAGATTTACTCCCATAGAAGTTTGTGTAGTATGTTAGCATATACTTAAGTTCTTACAATGATGCAGATGAAgcttaatttcatttttttatttatttttggaagCAAACCAGTACAAAGGATGATGCAGGGTTTGGAAAAGGTTgttctaaatataaaaataatatgattatgtgaaagaaaatacaaaatatatattaacattgaaatattaaagacaaaaatcataattaattTCAGTGAACATATATTGTTTCATTTGTtctaaatacaaaattataatatGTTTACTTGAAGGAAAATAcaagatatatatattaagttattaacaatgaaatattattgaaaaaaaatcataattaatatcTGACAATGAACACATATTGTTTCATGACTTAGATTTATATATTAATCcatgtataaaatttatatagTCTTTTCTTCTTGACTTTTTTATTAAGAGAAGAAAGGATTCTatcttaaaataaatgaaaaagaacTATACCTCAAAAATTGGTTAGAATTTAGTAAGAATGTTAAACAGTAAATTGTATATTCTTAATAATTCTAAAGAACAATCTTTCAGCCAAATTGCAGACTGAAAAGAAACAATTATATATTAGaaagataaataatttataatttgcaaaaaagataaataatttataatttgcaagaaagataaataatttataatttgcaagaaagataaataatttataatttgcaagaaagataaataatttataatttgcaTTTGAAAGAAAAATGCTAGTCCAATAGATTACGCACATTTAAATGTTGCATATGCATACCTAAGGAAAGTTATCAGTTTGTTTCTGTTCAATTTCTGTATTTTCTAGAAACTTGTTTGCTATCTTATAACTATTTTTCACTGACATTAAGTTAAATGATCAACAATCCTTGAACTGGAGTTTCGGTTATTGCtaatttgtcaaaaatattcCTTAATATATTTGAATTGACTGAAACTTGAATTCCACTTTGATGAGTTATCATCAATTTAGTAGTCAAATCTTGCCAGTTTAACAGCAAATGTTTACACTATATCAAAATAAAGGATAGTTGGTTAATAGTTTACTGTAGaca contains:
- the LOC139514367 gene encoding striatin-3-like isoform X6, which translates into the protein MINDSEGPQNGGSLGPVSGAIGMMTKQQDESIQRPQYSMPGILHFLQTEWSRFEMERSQWEVERAELQARIAFLQGERKGQENLKQDLVRRIKMLEYALKQERSKYHKLKYGTEINQEDLKPPALEKKDDEPEQNEITTSNSNVSWRQGRHLLRQYLQEIGYTDTIIDVRSARVRSLLGLQAHNIENEAEGAQPALVNGELSPAKRNNDQGKASDEEDIMAADEKREVRRIVKRPGPGVDGIIAGDEETEEALREFDFLVAENEDGAGETRSHGDGPEWGPKRSALQAMLANLGTEDDVHAGAASSGQSPPSSSGNSMPDIDEMGVQGGGSMPFSSSNNQRQIMNAEEDALEALELGELAGITPQDEFDPVNNNYDNLSPKEPFRKTWNAKYTLRSHFDGVRALAFHPVEPVLLTASEDHTLKLWNLQKTVPAKKTASLDVEPVYTFRAHIGPVLCLAINATGEQCYSGGIDSTIKCWNIPNSNIDPYDSFDPSVLQETLVGHTDAVWGLSIHSSKTQLLSNSSDGTVKLWSPGAKSPLLNSFTADTDDGVPTSVDFVRCDPSQMVASYTSSNTYIYDLETAKQILCLETKINIDTNNSNQINRIITHPTRPVTITAHEDRHIRFFDNNTGKLIHSMVAHLDAVTSLAIDPNGLYLLSGSHDCSIRLWNLDSNTCVQEITAHRKKFDESIFDVAFHPSKPYIASAGADALAKVFV
- the LOC139514367 gene encoding striatin-3-like isoform X4, coding for MINDSEGPQNGGSLGPVSGAIGMMTKQQDESIQRPQYSMPGILHFLQTEWSRFEMERSQWEVERAELQARIAFLQGERKGQENLKQDLVRRIKMLEYALKQERSKYHKLKYGTEINQEDLKPPALEKKDDEPEQNEITTSNSNVSWRQGRHLLRQYLQEIGYTDTIIDVRSARVRSLLGLQAHNIENEAEGAQPALVNGELSPAKRNNDQGKASDEEDIMAADEKREVRRIVKRPGPGVDGIIAGDEETEEALREFDFLVAENEDGAGETRSHGDGPEWEKKDDEWKVDPQKLSKFKEQCEKERKGKKSRPKRSALQAMLANLGTEDDVHAGAASSGQSPPSSSGNSMPDIDEMGVQGGGSMPFSSSNNQRQIMNAEEDALEALELGELAGITPQDEFDPVNNNYDNLSPKEPFRKTWNAKYTLRSHFDGVRALAFHPVEPVLLTASEDHTLKLWNLQKTVPAKKTASLDVEPVYTFRAHIGPVLCLAINATGEQCYSGGIDSTIKCWNIPNSNIDPYDSFDPSVLQETLVGHTDAVWGLSIHSSKTQLLSNSSDGTVKLWSPGAKSPLLNSFTADTDDGVPTSVDFVRCDPSQMVASYTSSNTYIYDLETAKQILCLETKINIDTNNSNQINRIITHPTRPVTITAHEDRHIRFFDNNTGKLIHSMVAHLDAVTSLAIDPNGLYLLSGSHDCSIRLWNLDSNTCVQEITAHRKKFDESIFDVAFHPSKPYIASAGADALAKVFV